In Dolichospermum flos-aquae CCAP 1403/13F, the following proteins share a genomic window:
- a CDS encoding type II toxin-antitoxin system VapC family toxin yields MTVRFLLDSNIISEPSRPIPNTQVLDQLNRYRSEVAVASLVVHEILYGCWRLPASKRKDSLWKYIQDSVLDLPVFDYDLKAAKWHAQERARLSKIGKTPAFIDGQIASIAFCNDLILVTNNVADFQDFEDLIIENWFIK; encoded by the coding sequence ATGACAGTTCGCTTTTTACTAGACTCTAATATTATCTCAGAACCGAGTCGGCCAATTCCCAATACTCAGGTTTTAGATCAATTAAATCGCTATCGTTCAGAGGTAGCAGTAGCAAGTCTTGTTGTTCATGAAATCCTTTATGGCTGTTGGCGTTTACCAGCATCTAAACGCAAGGATTCTTTATGGAAATACATTCAAGATTCTGTGTTAGATTTGCCTGTGTTTGATTATGATCTCAAAGCTGCAAAATGGCACGCACAGGAAAGAGCTAGATTATCGAAAATTGGTAAAACACCTGCTTTTATTGATGGACAAATTGCCAGTATTGCCTTCTGCAATGACTTGATTTTAGTAACAAATAATGTGGCAGATTTTCAGGATTTTGAGGATCTGATAATTGAGAATTGGTTTA
- a CDS encoding DUF2281 domain-containing protein, producing MTIEQAVLENLRELPTDKQQEVLDFIQFLKHKLSQIKEQVQEKPLQNKGDSFWEGVLRFRETIEREGIEFTDEDFADIRDRSPGREIDL from the coding sequence ATGACCATTGAACAAGCAGTTTTAGAAAACCTGCGAGAGTTACCAACCGATAAACAACAAGAAGTTTTAGATTTTATTCAATTTCTCAAACATAAACTGTCACAAATAAAAGAACAAGTACAGGAAAAACCATTACAGAATAAAGGAGATAGCTTTTGGGAAGGGGTTTTAAGGTTTCGAGAAACAATTGAAAGAGAAGGAATTGAATTTACAGATGAAGATTTTGCAGATATTAGAGATCGTAGTCCAGGACGCGAGATTGATTTATGA
- a CDS encoding Rpn family recombination-promoting nuclease/putative transposase, whose product MKTDTIFYTLLQNLPSVLFELLEQPPTLALVMFNRL is encoded by the coding sequence ATGAAGACAGACACGATATTTTACACATTACTGCAAAATCTCCCCAGTGTGTTATTTGAACTGCTAGAACAGCCCCCTACACTAGCTTTAGTTATGTTCAACCGCTTGTAA
- a CDS encoding GUN4 domain-containing protein translates to MEKYDVFICHNSKDKPEVEKIKSILQSQGIKTFYDEDNLIAFKKWKKQLQDHISEVKAFLVFISNNGTGPIQHEEIDFFLKEVLPKNSEIQTGLVILRNTGEGIINTVKNSYPEFKDFHYCDFRKEELNPMNKLILAITGREPESESITIITQPKSLTKTPQQPPHTDSISSKGIDYTKLIKLLSRREWEDANYLTYQLMIKAVSKNKYEKLTKEDLINFPCEDLLKIDELWVEHSNSKFGFSVQKDIYLSIGGKLDYIFDTPDWKDFGDQVGWRVNGQFLDDSERVEGEYTFDISAQKGHLPVLTEIYDPGIIICIFARIEACPQFNKDPLKLLNSHLGFPPDTSAIKAVEIINSLPNI, encoded by the coding sequence ATGGAAAAATATGATGTTTTTATTTGCCACAATAGCAAAGACAAGCCAGAGGTAGAAAAAATTAAAAGCATTTTGCAAAGTCAAGGAATCAAAACGTTTTATGATGAGGATAACTTAATAGCATTTAAAAAATGGAAAAAACAACTCCAAGATCATATTAGTGAAGTTAAAGCTTTCCTTGTCTTTATTAGTAATAATGGTACAGGACCAATACAACACGAAGAAATTGATTTCTTTTTAAAAGAAGTTTTGCCAAAAAACTCTGAAATTCAAACAGGCTTAGTTATCCTACGCAACACAGGAGAGGGAATAATAAATACCGTAAAAAACAGTTACCCAGAATTTAAAGACTTTCATTATTGTGATTTTCGTAAAGAAGAACTTAACCCAATGAACAAACTGATTTTGGCTATTACTGGAAGAGAACCAGAGTCAGAGTCTATAACTATAATAACTCAGCCTAAATCACTCACAAAAACTCCTCAACAACCACCTCATACAGATAGTATTAGCTCAAAAGGCATAGACTATACAAAGCTGATTAAATTACTATCAAGGCGTGAATGGGAAGATGCTAATTATCTGACTTATCAACTGATGATCAAGGCTGTAAGCAAGAATAAATACGAAAAATTAACCAAGGAAGACCTGATAAATTTTCCATGTGAAGACCTTCTTAAAATTGACGAATTGTGGGTAGAACATAGCAACAGTAAATTTGGATTCAGCGTTCAAAAAGACATTTACTTGAGCATTGGTGGCAAACTTGATTATATTTTCGACACACCGGATTGGAAAGATTTCGGTGATCAGGTTGGATGGCGTGTGAATGGACAATTTCTTGATGATAGTGAGAGAGTTGAGGGAGAATATACTTTTGATATTTCAGCACAGAAGGGTCATCTTCCTGTGTTAACTGAAATTTATGATCCGGGGATTATTATATGTATCTTTGCTCGTATCGAAGCTTGTCCTCAATTTAATAAAGACCCTTTAAAGCTTCTCAACTCACATCTTGGTTTTCCGCCAGACACTTCAGCAATTAAGGCTGTAGAGATTATTAACTCACTGCCTAATATTTAG